From a region of the Candidatus Hydrogenedens sp. genome:
- a CDS encoding sugar ABC transporter substrate-binding protein: protein MKTKNCNLPKTYLTFLIIISLGILNVSCGKTADNKDVEKKVKKPRIALIMKSLANEFFKTMEEGARKHHQNNSSEYDLIVEGIKDELDINRQVQLVETMIGQKVDAIVIAPADSKALVPVCKRALKQGIIVINIDNRLDAEVLQQNEIKIPFVGPDNRKGAKEVGLYLAKSLKEGDQVAVINGVPTAYNAIQRRQGFLDAIKEKGLNLVADENGDWEMSKANKVVSALMTEKPEIKGIFCANDSMALGAISALKAGNFMDKVKVVGFDNISAANELVQKGELLATADQHADQLAVFGIEYALECLKTGKVPEDKETPVDLVVKK from the coding sequence ATGAAAACAAAAAATTGTAATCTGCCCAAAACTTATTTAACCTTTTTAATAATAATTTCTCTGGGTATTTTGAATGTTTCATGTGGGAAAACTGCCGATAACAAAGATGTAGAAAAAAAAGTAAAGAAACCGCGAATTGCATTAATTATGAAATCCCTCGCAAATGAGTTTTTTAAGACTATGGAAGAAGGAGCCCGAAAACATCATCAAAATAATTCATCAGAATACGATTTAATTGTTGAAGGAATTAAAGATGAATTGGATATTAATCGTCAGGTGCAACTTGTTGAAACTATGATAGGACAAAAAGTGGATGCTATTGTTATTGCACCGGCAGATTCCAAAGCATTAGTCCCTGTATGTAAAAGGGCATTGAAACAAGGGATAATTGTAATTAATATAGATAATCGTCTTGATGCAGAAGTGCTTCAACAAAACGAAATTAAAATTCCCTTTGTAGGACCTGATAACCGTAAAGGAGCCAAAGAAGTGGGACTTTATCTCGCAAAATCTTTAAAAGAAGGTGACCAGGTTGCAGTAATTAATGGTGTCCCAACGGCATATAATGCTATCCAGAGAAGGCAGGGCTTTTTAGATGCGATTAAAGAAAAAGGGTTAAACCTTGTTGCAGATGAAAATGGGGACTGGGAAATGTCAAAAGCAAATAAAGTTGTTTCTGCTTTAATGACCGAAAAACCAGAAATAAAGGGTATCTTCTGTGCTAATGACAGTATGGCATTAGGAGCCATTTCTGCATTAAAGGCAGGAAATTTTATGGATAAAGTCAAAGTCGTAGGGTTTGATAATATCTCTGCTGCAAACGAATTGGTACAAAAAGGTGAACTTTTGGCTACAGCGGACCAACATGCAGACCAATTGGCTGTTTTTGGAATTGAGTATGCATTAGAATGCTTGAAAACAGGGAAAGTGCCTGAAGATAAAGAAACCCCTGTAGATTTAGTCGTAAAAAAATAG
- the zwf gene encoding glucose-6-phosphate dehydrogenase: protein MLQKSSFLKDLTIVVIGASGDLSLRKIFPAFYALFQKKLLPERFRIIGFSRTEMNDEIFREKIKAFILKENMPVSDLDEFLKRCFYSRGRYDEFQDYERMGDLIRQLEEGHLSNKIYYLAIPPFLFLPVSNALAHSNLIHTQEEQGVWTRVVVEKPFGRDRESSDELTAGLQKVFREEQVYRIDHYLAKEVIQNLMILRFANLILEPLWNRQYIQNVRISWMEDIGIEGRGGYFDEYGIIRDVMQNHLLQILALVGMEQPIRLEADYIRDEKVKVLRCIPPITLSQLVVGQYGPGILQCKKCEMKHGYRDEEGVPKDSITPTYAAVSLFIKNRRWDGIPFLIRAGKGLSKRTTEIKIQFREVPGNIFTETAPQLTPNELLIQVQPNAMIALKIVNKIPGLSLVLGESNLDLSYESAFETRVPDAYELLLLDVIRGDKSLFIRSDELEAAWDIFSPVLLELEKKRIQPVIYPFGSEGPYTADLLASKYGTAW, encoded by the coding sequence ATGCTACAGAAATCGTCATTTTTAAAGGATTTAACAATAGTTGTTATTGGAGCCTCCGGGGATTTGTCCTTACGGAAGATATTTCCTGCCTTCTATGCACTATTTCAAAAAAAATTGTTACCAGAAAGATTCCGAATTATAGGCTTTTCGCGAACAGAAATGAATGACGAAATATTTCGCGAAAAAATTAAAGCCTTTATTTTGAAAGAGAACATGCCTGTTTCTGATTTAGATGAATTTCTGAAAAGATGTTTCTATAGTAGAGGAAGATATGATGAGTTTCAGGATTATGAAAGGATGGGAGATTTAATTCGACAATTAGAAGAAGGACATTTATCGAATAAAATATATTACCTTGCTATCCCTCCCTTCTTATTCTTACCAGTTTCAAATGCCCTTGCCCATTCCAATCTCATTCACACTCAGGAAGAACAAGGTGTGTGGACACGGGTTGTAGTCGAAAAACCATTCGGGAGGGACAGAGAAAGTTCAGATGAATTAACTGCAGGTTTGCAAAAGGTGTTCCGTGAGGAGCAGGTATATCGTATTGACCATTACCTTGCTAAAGAGGTTATTCAAAATTTAATGATACTTCGTTTTGCAAATTTAATATTAGAACCCCTCTGGAACCGCCAGTATATACAAAATGTTCGTATTTCTTGGATGGAAGACATCGGTATAGAAGGTCGAGGTGGATATTTTGATGAATATGGAATTATTCGTGATGTTATGCAAAATCACCTGCTTCAAATTTTAGCACTGGTAGGAATGGAACAACCCATACGATTGGAAGCAGATTATATTCGGGATGAAAAAGTTAAAGTCCTGAGATGTATTCCTCCCATAACGCTTTCTCAGTTAGTCGTGGGTCAATACGGACCGGGTATTTTACAGTGTAAAAAATGTGAAATGAAACATGGCTATCGTGATGAAGAAGGCGTCCCTAAAGACTCAATTACTCCCACTTATGCAGCAGTATCTCTATTTATCAAAAATCGGAGATGGGACGGTATTCCGTTTTTAATTCGAGCAGGAAAGGGATTATCCAAACGCACAACGGAAATAAAAATACAATTTCGGGAAGTTCCAGGAAATATATTCACAGAAACTGCACCCCAATTAACCCCCAATGAATTATTAATTCAAGTTCAACCCAATGCGATGATAGCTTTGAAAATTGTGAACAAAATTCCAGGTTTATCACTTGTTCTGGGTGAATCCAATCTTGATTTATCCTACGAATCTGCTTTTGAAACCCGTGTTCCCGATGCGTATGAATTGCTATTATTAGATGTAATACGCGGGGATAAGAGTTTATTTATCCGTTCAGATGAATTAGAAGCAGCATGGGATATATTCAGTCCTGTTTTGTTAGAATTAGAAAAAAAGAGAATTCAGCCTGTTATATATCCCTTTGGTTCAGAAGGTCCCTATACAGCCGATTTGTTAGCAAGTAAATATGGAACTGCATGGTAA